In bacterium, a single window of DNA contains:
- a CDS encoding ferritin has translation MFFSDKMNNALNEQIGHEFAASLQYVAIATHFDSAGLAGLAKHFYSQAEEEREHGMRILRYVLDAGGTVAIPAIPAPKNKFKSAEECVKLSVDWENTVTKQIHAIVELAVKENDYTTQNAMQWFVEEQLEEVSSMETLLSIVQRAGESGLLQVEDYLARKSTK, from the coding sequence ATGTTCTTCAGCGACAAGATGAACAACGCGCTCAACGAGCAGATAGGCCACGAGTTCGCGGCCTCGCTCCAGTATGTCGCCATCGCCACGCACTTCGACTCCGCGGGTCTGGCCGGGCTGGCAAAGCACTTCTACAGCCAGGCGGAAGAGGAACGCGAGCACGGCATGCGCATCCTGCGCTACGTGCTGGATGCGGGAGGCACGGTGGCCATTCCCGCCATTCCCGCGCCCAAGAACAAGTTCAAGAGCGCCGAGGAGTGCGTGAAGCTCTCTGTGGACTGGGAGAACACAGTGACCAAGCAGATCCACGCGATCGTGGAGCTGGCCGTCAAGGAGAACGACTACACGACCCAGAACGCGATGCAGTGGTTCGTTGAGGAACAGCTCGAGGAGGTCTCCAGCATGGAGACTCTGCTCAGCATCGTCCAGCGGGCCGGCGAGAGCGGCCTGCTTCAGGTGGAGGACTACCTCGCCCGGAAGAGCACCAAGTAG
- the lhgO gene encoding L-2-hydroxyglutarate oxidase, whose protein sequence is MTPVGSLSGIDATHYDVAIVGGGIVGLATTLALVTRHPGLRMIVLEKELDLAAHQTGHNSGVIHSGIYYKPGSYKARLCVEGHALLKAFCAEHRVRYENCGKIIVATDERELPRLDDLFDRGTANGVAGLCKMGPEEIREIEPHAAGLRAIHSPNTAIVDFREVARAMAAEVQRRGVEIATGARVTAIAGESGGLRLLTTRGEVRAGYLVNCAGLYSDAVARMAGETPDVRIVPFRGEYCMLKPERRHLVQGLIYPVPDPEFPFLGVHLTRTVHGEVEAGPNAVFAYAREGYTRWRVHPGEMLATLTYPGFWRMAGRHWRTGLHEVWRSFSTRAFVAALARLVPDLRPADVVRHGAGVRAQALTPDGSLVDDFRILRSRRAIHVLNAPSPAATASLAIGRHIADLAAESFGLMR, encoded by the coding sequence ATGACGCCTGTTGGTTCCCTCTCCGGCATTGATGCTACCCACTACGACGTGGCGATCGTCGGCGGCGGCATCGTGGGCCTGGCCACCACGCTGGCGCTGGTCACGCGGCATCCGGGCCTCCGCATGATCGTCCTCGAGAAGGAACTCGATCTGGCCGCCCACCAGACAGGACACAACAGCGGCGTGATCCACTCGGGCATCTACTACAAGCCGGGGTCCTACAAGGCACGGCTCTGCGTCGAAGGCCACGCTCTGCTGAAGGCCTTCTGCGCTGAGCACCGGGTGCGCTACGAGAACTGCGGCAAGATCATCGTCGCCACCGACGAGCGCGAGCTGCCGCGCCTCGACGATCTGTTCGATCGCGGCACGGCCAACGGCGTGGCAGGCCTGTGCAAGATGGGCCCCGAGGAGATCCGGGAGATCGAGCCGCACGCGGCAGGCCTGCGCGCGATCCACTCGCCCAACACGGCGATCGTGGATTTTCGGGAGGTGGCACGCGCCATGGCAGCCGAGGTCCAGCGCCGCGGTGTGGAGATCGCAACCGGCGCGCGCGTGACCGCGATCGCCGGGGAATCCGGCGGCCTCCGGCTGTTGACGACGCGCGGTGAAGTACGCGCGGGCTATCTGGTGAACTGCGCCGGTCTCTACTCCGATGCGGTCGCGCGGATGGCCGGGGAGACACCGGACGTGCGCATCGTGCCGTTCCGTGGGGAATACTGCATGCTCAAGCCCGAGCGACGGCACCTGGTGCAGGGACTGATCTACCCGGTGCCCGATCCAGAGTTTCCATTCCTGGGGGTGCATCTCACGCGCACCGTGCACGGCGAGGTTGAGGCCGGCCCCAACGCGGTGTTCGCGTACGCCCGCGAGGGATACACCAGGTGGCGCGTGCATCCGGGCGAGATGCTTGCCACTCTGACCTATCCCGGGTTCTGGCGGATGGCCGGACGTCACTGGCGCACGGGTCTCCACGAGGTCTGGCGGTCGTTCAGTACAAGGGCCTTCGTGGCCGCGCTGGCGCGCCTCGTGCCCGACCTCCGCCCTGCCGACGTGGTCCGCCACGGCGCCGGCGTGCGGGCGCAGGCGCTGACGCCCGATGGTTCGCTCGTGGACGACTTCCGGATCCTACGGTCGCGGCGTGCGATCCACGTGCTGAACGCACCCTCTCCGGCGGCCACGGCCTCGCTTGCCATCGGCCGCCACATCGCGGACCTGGCCGCCGAGTCATTTGGGTTGATGCGGTAA
- a CDS encoding dipeptidase encodes MAQRRKPTLTPQEARQLHEDALVIDTQQPPVTTGFLFTEKMKVALDQFVRQGLSREEAAPPLVDMAAREIKTSEEARRQYMDLWRRSGVTVACGTYSGTARMSEAFDLAGRRIAQAYAYMDALGGEMVPVLRAADVERAYREGKRGLILDFQNTTPYGDDLSRIEYFHNLGVRMVQLTYNLRNLVGDGCTEAHQGGLSYFGREVVGRLNELRTLVDVSHCSEQVGWDALKISKAPIVVSHSSSKAVCYHDRGKSDELAKAVANSGGYFGVVVLPGFLSTLKEPTLDTFADHVEHLVDVCGIDHVGIGTDKAGPGPGTDSLIEYPASMPKRRANSFDWGGFRDEEHRLTPDYRMNGFQDFGDWPNLTVKLAERGFNEGELRKLLGLNFLRVFREVVG; translated from the coding sequence ATGGCGCAGCGCAGGAAGCCCACCCTCACCCCGCAGGAGGCCCGGCAGCTTCACGAGGACGCCCTTGTCATAGACACGCAGCAGCCACCGGTTACCACCGGGTTCCTGTTCACCGAGAAGATGAAGGTAGCGCTCGATCAGTTCGTCCGGCAGGGACTGTCGCGCGAGGAGGCCGCGCCGCCGCTGGTGGACATGGCGGCCCGCGAGATCAAGACCTCCGAGGAGGCGCGCAGGCAGTACATGGACCTCTGGCGTAGGTCCGGCGTCACCGTGGCCTGCGGCACCTACTCCGGGACCGCCCGGATGAGCGAGGCGTTCGATCTGGCCGGCAGGCGCATAGCGCAGGCCTACGCGTACATGGACGCTCTGGGTGGCGAGATGGTGCCGGTCCTCCGCGCCGCCGACGTCGAACGCGCCTACCGCGAAGGGAAGCGCGGCCTGATCCTCGACTTCCAGAACACCACGCCCTACGGCGACGACCTGAGCCGGATCGAGTACTTCCACAACCTTGGGGTGCGGATGGTGCAGTTGACCTACAACCTGCGCAACCTGGTCGGCGACGGGTGCACCGAGGCCCACCAGGGCGGCCTGTCGTACTTCGGCCGCGAGGTCGTGGGCCGGCTCAACGAACTGAGGACGCTGGTTGACGTCAGCCACTGCAGCGAGCAGGTGGGCTGGGACGCGCTGAAGATCTCGAAGGCGCCGATCGTCGTATCCCACTCAAGCAGCAAGGCGGTCTGCTACCACGACCGCGGCAAGTCCGATGAGCTGGCGAAGGCCGTGGCCAATTCGGGCGGCTATTTCGGAGTCGTTGTCCTCCCCGGGTTCCTCTCAACGTTGAAGGAACCGACCCTAGACACGTTTGCCGACCACGTCGAACACCTGGTGGACGTCTGCGGCATAGACCACGTCGGCATCGGCACCGACAAGGCCGGCCCGGGCCCGGGGACCGACTCGCTGATCGAGTATCCGGCCTCCATGCCCAAGCGCCGCGCCAACTCCTTTGATTGGGGCGGATTCCGGGACGAGGAACACCGGCTGACGCCCGACTACCGCATGAACGGCTTCCAGGACTTTGGCGACTGGCCCAACCTCACAGTGAAGCTGGCGGAGCGGGGGTTCAACGAGGGTGAGCTGCGCAAGCTGCTCGGACTCAACTTCCTGCGGGTGTTCCGCGAGGTGGTCGGGTAG
- a CDS encoding threonine synthase has protein sequence MAYSFLSHLECTACRERFDADQLLGVCPACGKVLYARYDLNAAAATLTRDSLRGRRPDMWRYHEVMPVRDPSNVLSLGEGMTPLLDAPRLARRYGLRTLLLKDEGKNPTGTFKARGLCAAVSRARELGVRAISMPTAGNAGAALAAYAARGALDAYTVMPQDTPAINQAECAIYGARAYSINGLINDAGRVLRGLAQHRGWFDMSTLREPYRVEGKKTMGYEIAEALDWDLPDVIVYPAGGGTGLVGIWKAFDEMEALGWIGERRPRMVAVQAAGCAPIVRAYLEGKSHAEPFENAHTVASGLRVPVAIGDYLMLQAVRDSGGTALSVTDDEMLAAMREMASAEGVFAAPEAAATLAALPELIDRGTVTPKDRVLLLLTGAGMKYTDLVPVSLPPVDSAALP, from the coding sequence ATGGCCTACAGCTTCCTCTCACATCTGGAGTGCACCGCCTGCCGCGAGAGGTTCGATGCCGATCAACTCCTGGGTGTCTGTCCCGCGTGCGGCAAGGTGCTCTACGCCCGGTACGACCTGAACGCCGCGGCCGCGACGCTCACGCGCGACTCGCTGCGCGGACGGCGGCCGGACATGTGGCGCTACCACGAGGTGATGCCGGTCCGCGATCCTTCCAACGTGTTGAGTCTGGGCGAGGGGATGACGCCGCTGCTCGATGCGCCGCGCCTGGCCCGGCGCTACGGCCTGCGGACGCTGCTTCTCAAGGACGAAGGGAAGAACCCCACCGGCACTTTCAAAGCGCGCGGCCTGTGCGCGGCGGTCTCGAGGGCGCGCGAGCTCGGCGTGCGTGCGATCTCGATGCCCACCGCCGGCAACGCCGGAGCGGCGCTGGCCGCATACGCGGCGCGCGGAGCCCTGGACGCCTACACCGTGATGCCCCAGGACACCCCGGCGATCAACCAGGCGGAGTGCGCCATCTACGGCGCCCGCGCGTACAGCATCAACGGGCTGATCAACGACGCCGGGCGCGTGCTCCGCGGCCTCGCCCAGCACCGGGGATGGTTCGACATGTCCACCCTGCGGGAGCCCTACAGGGTCGAGGGCAAGAAGACGATGGGCTACGAGATCGCCGAAGCCCTGGACTGGGATCTGCCCGACGTTATCGTCTATCCGGCCGGTGGAGGGACCGGGCTGGTCGGTATCTGGAAGGCGTTCGATGAGATGGAAGCGCTCGGGTGGATCGGAGAGCGCCGGCCGCGCATGGTCGCGGTCCAGGCCGCGGGGTGCGCGCCCATCGTCCGCGCCTACCTGGAGGGGAAGAGCCACGCCGAGCCGTTCGAGAACGCGCACACGGTCGCCTCGGGACTGCGCGTGCCGGTCGCGATCGGGGACTACCTGATGCTGCAGGCAGTGCGCGACAGCGGCGGCACCGCCCTATCGGTTACAGACGACGAGATGCTGGCGGCGATGCGCGAGATGGCGTCGGCCGAAGGCGTATTCGCCGCGCCCGAGGCCGCGGCCACTCTGGCCGCGCTGCCGGAGCTGATTGACCGCGGCACCGTGACGCCAAAGGACCGCGTGCTGCTCCTGCTGACCGGCGCCGGGATGAAGTACACGGACCTGGTGCCTGTCAGCCTGCCACCGGTGGATTCGGCAGCCCTGCCTTGA
- a CDS encoding aldolase/citrate lyase family protein: MFTNPLKSRLAQGLPTVGHWISIPSPSIVELLAAFEMDWLLLDTEHGPATTETMEDQLRAMKGTNVTPLVRVVANDPGLIKQALDRGAYGVIVPLVNTPEQAQAAVSAAKYPPEGIRGVAGSRVNRYGADLADYFARWNSQVVVICQIETAEALANVEQIASTPGVDVLFIGPNDLSANLGCFRKFDHPEFKAAVERVLVATRRYGIAAGYMASGAEETLERVGQGFRFVAAGTDARLLAGAAASTYAKIKAGLPNPPVAG; this comes from the coding sequence ATGTTCACCAACCCGCTCAAGTCTCGCCTGGCCCAGGGCCTTCCCACCGTAGGCCACTGGATCAGCATCCCGTCGCCGTCCATCGTTGAGTTGCTGGCCGCCTTCGAGATGGACTGGCTTCTGCTCGACACCGAGCACGGCCCGGCCACGACGGAGACGATGGAGGACCAGCTCCGGGCCATGAAGGGCACCAACGTGACCCCTCTCGTCCGCGTGGTCGCCAACGATCCCGGGCTCATCAAGCAGGCGCTGGACCGCGGCGCCTACGGCGTGATCGTCCCTCTGGTCAACACGCCCGAGCAGGCGCAGGCCGCGGTGTCGGCCGCCAAGTACCCTCCGGAGGGGATCCGGGGGGTGGCAGGCAGCCGGGTCAATCGCTACGGCGCGGACCTGGCCGACTACTTCGCCCGGTGGAACAGCCAGGTGGTCGTGATCTGTCAGATCGAGACGGCCGAGGCGCTGGCAAACGTGGAACAGATCGCCTCGACCCCGGGTGTGGACGTGCTCTTCATCGGACCCAACGACCTCTCCGCGAACCTCGGCTGCTTCCGCAAGTTCGACCACCCTGAGTTCAAGGCGGCCGTCGAGCGTGTCCTGGTGGCGACGCGGCGGTACGGTATCGCCGCGGGCTACATGGCGTCCGGCGCCGAGGAGACGCTGGAGCGCGTGGGCCAGGGGTTCCGGTTTGTGGCAGCCGGGACCGACGCGCGGCTGCTGGCCGGCGCGGCCGCGTCCACCTATGCGAAGATCAAGGCAGGGCTGCCGAATCCACCGGTGGCAGGCTGA
- a CDS encoding PIG-L deacetylase family protein gives MAVDRLMVVSAHAADFCIRAGGVIAKHSNSGTAVRVLVLSLGARGESNELWRARGGRTTEVAVSEVRRQEALAAALILGAETVFLDYPDQPLTLDRERMMRIVREIRSFRPSHVLTHPQQEPYNPDHAAACRAALDAVYYAQLDGVEPDLPVISPPQVLMFEPSQPLAEATEFNPNTFIDITDVMDQKMRAVGEFKTQPYHVDRYRSRAVSRATQAAYVAADPEIRFAEAFQRCTPWVGRLLP, from the coding sequence ATGGCAGTTGATCGTCTCATGGTCGTTAGTGCCCACGCGGCCGATTTCTGCATACGAGCAGGCGGAGTGATCGCCAAGCACAGCAATTCCGGGACTGCGGTCCGGGTCCTGGTGCTGAGCTTGGGCGCGCGGGGCGAATCAAACGAGTTGTGGCGGGCCCGAGGGGGGCGCACTACAGAGGTCGCGGTCAGTGAGGTTCGCCGCCAAGAGGCCCTTGCGGCTGCGCTTATTCTCGGAGCAGAGACGGTGTTTCTCGACTACCCGGATCAGCCTCTGACGCTCGACCGAGAGCGCATGATGCGGATCGTTCGAGAGATTCGGAGCTTCCGTCCATCTCACGTGCTGACGCATCCTCAACAAGAACCCTACAACCCGGATCATGCGGCGGCTTGTCGAGCAGCGCTCGATGCTGTGTACTACGCCCAACTCGACGGCGTGGAGCCCGATCTGCCGGTCATCTCGCCCCCTCAAGTCCTGATGTTTGAGCCCTCCCAGCCACTGGCAGAGGCCACCGAGTTCAATCCGAACACGTTCATAGACATTACGGATGTAATGGACCAGAAGATGCGTGCGGTCGGGGAGTTCAAGACGCAGCCTTACCATGTGGACCGCTACCGAAGCCGTGCGGTCTCCCGGGCGACGCAGGCGGCCTATGTGGCAGCAGATCCAGAGATACGCTTCGCCGAGGCTTTCCAGCGCTGCACGCCTTGGGTGGGTCGCCTCCTCCCTTGA
- the ugpC gene encoding sn-glycerol-3-phosphate ABC transporter ATP-binding protein UgpC, with product MARVFLEGVTKQFQNVTAVNNVTLEIPDQQFTVLVGPSGCGKTTALRLVAGLEEATGGSIYIGDRRVNDVAPKDRDIAMVFQNYALYPHMSVYDNMAFGLRLRKYPRPEIDRRVKETAGLLGIEQLLERKPKQLSGGQRQRVALGRAIVREPQVFLMDEPLSNLDAKLRVQTRAEIKKLQARLQTTTIYVTHDQVEAMTMGDRIVVMRDGLVQQVDSPLNLYEKPTNLFVAGFIGSPAMSFIEATLAQKNGTLAVDAGSFAMAVPADLAPHAKDWVGKKVIFGIRPEDIQDKAFARDANHAWTLRAMVDVHEPLGSDVILYLSSGPHTIVARVDAHSVARMGHEAEVVFNMRRMHLFDPQTHTAIV from the coding sequence ATGGCCCGCGTGTTTCTCGAAGGTGTCACCAAGCAGTTCCAGAATGTCACGGCGGTCAACAACGTGACCCTGGAGATCCCCGACCAGCAGTTCACGGTGCTGGTGGGCCCGTCGGGGTGCGGCAAGACCACAGCGCTGCGGCTGGTGGCCGGGCTGGAGGAGGCCACCGGCGGCAGCATCTACATCGGCGACCGCCGGGTGAACGATGTAGCGCCGAAGGATCGCGACATCGCTATGGTGTTTCAGAACTACGCGCTGTATCCGCACATGTCGGTGTACGACAACATGGCGTTTGGGCTGCGTTTGCGCAAGTACCCGCGCCCCGAGATCGACCGCCGGGTGAAGGAAACCGCAGGGCTGCTGGGCATTGAGCAACTGCTGGAGCGCAAGCCCAAGCAGCTCTCGGGCGGCCAGCGACAGCGCGTGGCGCTGGGCCGGGCCATCGTCCGCGAGCCGCAGGTCTTCCTGATGGACGAGCCGCTGTCGAACCTGGACGCCAAGCTGCGCGTGCAGACGCGGGCGGAGATCAAGAAGCTCCAGGCGCGCCTGCAGACCACGACGATCTACGTCACGCACGACCAAGTGGAGGCTATGACCATGGGCGACCGGATCGTGGTCATGCGCGACGGCCTAGTGCAGCAGGTGGACAGTCCCCTCAACCTCTACGAGAAGCCGACCAACCTGTTCGTAGCCGGGTTCATCGGCAGCCCGGCGATGAGCTTCATCGAGGCCACCCTCGCGCAGAAGAACGGCACGCTGGCGGTGGACGCCGGGTCGTTCGCGATGGCGGTCCCGGCCGATCTCGCGCCCCACGCGAAGGACTGGGTGGGCAAGAAGGTGATCTTCGGCATCCGGCCCGAGGACATCCAGGATAAGGCGTTTGCGCGCGATGCCAACCACGCCTGGACGCTGCGGGCGATGGTCGATGTCCACGAGCCGCTGGGCTCCGACGTCATCCTCTACCTCAGCAGCGGGCCGCACACTATTGTGGCCCGCGTCGATGCCCACAGCGTGGCCCGCATGGGCCACGAGGCCGAGGTCGTGTTCAACATGCGCCGCATGCACCTGTTCGATCCGCAGACCCACACGGCGATCGTCTGA